DNA sequence from the Vibrio pelagius genome:
GCAAGATCACAATTGCTTTTTGCTCAAACCAAGAAAGGACCAGAGTCAATGGAAGCTCATTGATCCCACAATCAAACTCTTGAGACAGAGCTAAAGCAAGCTGAATTGCAGAGTATGCGTCATTACATTGGCCAACATCGAGAAGACGTGGAATACCGTTAATGTCGCCAAATTGGTTCTTGTTGAAACGGAACTTACCACAAGCCAAAGTCAGAATAACCGAATCGTCAGGAGCTTGAGCAGTAAAGTCTGTGTAATAGCTACGTTCCGCTTTATCACCATCACAACCACCCACTAGGAAGAAATGTTTGATGTTGCCCTCTTTCACTTGCTCAACCACCGCTGGAGCCGCTTCCATAAGTGCATTGCGACCAAAGCCTACAGTGATCATCTGTTCGATCTCGTCGTGCTTGAAGCCCTCTTGTGCTAATGCACAATCGATAACGGCGCTGAAGTCATCACCTTCAAGATGCGCGACACCCGGCCACCCCACGATACTACGGGTAAATAAGCGATCGGCATAAGCACCAACATCTGGGTTAAGCAGACAGTTAGACGTCATCACGATCGCACCTGGGAAATTAGCGAACTCTTTTTGCTGGTTTTGCCATGCACTACCGTAGTTACCTGCTAAATGCGGGTATTTGCTGAGTTCAGGGTAACCGTGAGCAGGAAGCATTTCGCCGTTAGTGTAGACATTAATGCCCTTACCTTCTGTCTGTTGCAGGATCTTTTCTAGGTCGTGTAGATCATGACCAGAAACAAGAATGCAATGACCTTTCTTCGTTTTAACATTAACGGCTGTTGGCTGTGGGTGACCAAAAGTATCCGTCTCGCCTTTGTCCAACATCTCCATGACTTTGTAGTTCATCAAGCCGATCTGCATTGATGTATCAAGCAGCTGTTTCAGATCCGTAGGATCTGTACCCAAGAACGCCATGATTTGGTGGTATTCAGCATGAATGTCTTGGTTTGTTTGACCAAGAACACGTGCGTGTTCCATGTATGCTGCCGCGCCTTTTAAGCCGTATAGACAAAGTAAACGCAAGCCAATCACGTCCTCATGTTGAGAATCATGACCACGGTTAACCGCAGCTTGTGGTGCA
Encoded proteins:
- the hcp gene encoding hydroxylamine reductase, with amino-acid sequence MFCIQCEQTIQTPTVKGCSFAQGMCGKTSEVSDLQDVLVYSLQGVSFWANLGRACNIIDTEIDEWAPKAFFATLTNVNFDPERIIEFAQQSHEYKQRLEQQVRAAALVVGFEIPALSPAAQFDLPTDSSQLLALAPQAAVNRGHDSQHEDVIGLRLLCLYGLKGAAAYMEHARVLGQTNQDIHAEYHQIMAFLGTDPTDLKQLLDTSMQIGLMNYKVMEMLDKGETDTFGHPQPTAVNVKTKKGHCILVSGHDLHDLEKILQQTEGKGINVYTNGEMLPAHGYPELSKYPHLAGNYGSAWQNQQKEFANFPGAIVMTSNCLLNPDVGAYADRLFTRSIVGWPGVAHLEGDDFSAVIDCALAQEGFKHDEIEQMITVGFGRNALMEAAPAVVEQVKEGNIKHFFLVGGCDGDKAERSYYTDFTAQAPDDSVILTLACGKFRFNKNQFGDINGIPRLLDVGQCNDAYSAIQLALALSQEFDCGINELPLTLVLSWFEQKAIVILLTLFALGVKGIYTGPTAPAFLTENLLKIIQDEFDMRAISTPEQDLKTILAA